From Perca flavescens isolate YP-PL-M2 chromosome 19, PFLA_1.0, whole genome shotgun sequence:
TCACATTTCAGAGTGACATCATCTCCAGGGTGCATTGTAGCACATGTGGGTCTGAAAAACAATTATAATCAAGAATTAACAATTAAAAAGATTCAATTTGTCATGACCCATGAAATTAactgtggcatttttttttatcaaagtaAAACTTGACATCATGGCATCTTTCTATAACACTGGTCAGAAACATTTCACGTCTACATGAATCTTTTCATAATAAAAGCTGATATTTACCAGAAGTTGCTTCAGACAGAAGGAACAACAGGAGCAGAAATGTCGCCATGAGAGCTTTAAGAATGTCATTCTGCAGTTGTCTTTCCCTCTGTCACTGTTTTCTGCCACACTTGATCTGTTTTTACACAACGCTGAACTATATTTAGTGCAGAAACACATTTGTTTACATCACGGCAGTAGCAGtctgtttaaagaaatggttaCAAAGTACCATGTATCATATTTAATATCAATGTTTCACTTTTATGACCAATAAAGAAAGAGCAGCATGTTGATTGTATTTTCTGGacaatgacagttaagtttaggcaccaaaacgactagttaagtttaggaaaaagatggtggtttggattaaaacactcctgagGAACGAacgagcgtttcctgggtgaaagtatttagtTTTCTCCATGAAGCGAACTCCGCTCTCTGGCTTGAACGTGccgtgttttatgttgacaccacgttgtgccATTTcagttgagattattttccgtTGGATATTGAAGTGCATAAATAAGCCTTTTGGCACGGCTGgccgagtggcactatatcTACGGTGGTATTGGAAGGGGGGATTTAATTTTTGATTAAGTTTTGATTAtgcacaacaaaataaaacctttATTTTGTTGTGCATAAccccctctgcttttttttacaaattgcaCCCTGCATATCAGCATGTTTAACAATGGCTGCATAAAGATgtaagaaaaaaggaaaataaaataccaAATAGCCATTAAAATCCCTAGGTCTAGCAAAAGAcgtaaattaaatattaaaataccaTCAAGTACTATAGAATAATCAATCAAAGCTAGAGGTGCTTCCTATATATACACAGAAGTCTGTTAACTCTATGACTGACACACAGCATAACGGGACGGCTGTGTGGGTTTCCTCTCACAGTTCAAACACATGCATGTGTCCAGCTGTGCACGACCTTATTGTTAATTTTGATGGTTTAAAGGCCATTTTCTTAAACTTCATCATTTCTGACGTATGAaatacaaagacacaaaacaaaaaaaagctatttCCTGCATACTGCTTGTCAGAAAACCTCAACAGTGACACATGATGAGGAAGGAGGTGGGCTTTACTGTTACTGTGTGTCTGGTTAGACACCTATAGTGCTGATCTCAGATGACCAACATTTCAAATGGAGGAACCATCTCTACAGCTGCTGCTGGGTGAGTTCAACCtaatgtgtgagtgtttgtctcAAAGGTCAGTTTTAAAACATGTCTGCTGTTTATAGAGCAGTGAGTTGAAGAGTGACTGATGAATGCAAAGACTGAATTCAACAGCATCAAGAGATCATATACAGCTAAGACAAGAGAGTATAAACTTCAATGATTGTTTTCCCCAAAATGATCTAATATCAATGTGTGAGTGTTAATTTGTCTCCAAAGAGTAGTTCTGAACATGTCTGTTGTGTTGAGAGCAACAGTTAAAAAGTGACTGATGTATGCAAAGACTGACTTCAACTACACATAAAGAGATCTTATACAGTTCAGACAAGAGAGTATGAACTTCACATTGACTGATGTTTTCTCACCTATAAACTATCTCATATCAATGCGTAGTGGTTTTTCGGTGCATTACAACCAGAGTTCTATTTTGATGTCTTGTTGCCTGTTTAACTAAGCTGAGGTTAATTTCTCTTCAGTTGTGATCTCACTGCTGAGCTGCACAACAAACCAAGGTCAGTAAACTTTGTCCATCAAAACTAAACATCTGTTGTGACGGCCGAAAAGTGATTCACTTCCTGATACAAAAGTGTGTGTTTCAGACAGTGTTTGAGGAGGAAGTGCAGTTCAGCAGTGAACAGTGAAAAGGTAGAATATGAGGAATGTGGACAAAATAATTGTTGTCAAAATACGACTCCCCCACTTGTACATTAACTTTATCTATATCTGTTGAATcaagttgtacattttatttccaaattatttaatgtatattgtttcctattatttaatgtatactctgtatgtgtgctgtgtgtctgatatttttgctgctgcaacaccattatttcccatttctttggggatcaataaaaaaatactatctatctatccatctaacTGCATATTTCTGGCCTGCTACCTCCAGCCTCTCTGACTGTGAGTCCCAGCAGCTCTCAGATGTTTCAAGGACaatctgtctctctgagctgtgaggaggacgacagctctgctggatggactctgaggaggaacacATCCAGAAAAACCAGGACTCAGTGTGGAGATGGCTGGGGAAGATCTGCTGGTTCTTCTTGTAACATCAGCTTAATTATTCAAGAGGACAGTGGAGTTTACTGGTGTGAGTCCAGAGAGGGAGCAACCAGTAACAGCAtcaccatcactgtcactggtaagatcagactgtggagtcagtattgatgaagctgtgtgtgaatggatgacatgctgtagtttgtctctgtgttgaggtggaccagtgatcctgcagagtcctgtcctccctgtgatggagggagaagacctcactctgacctgtaaaacaaagatgtcctccaacctcccagctggtttctataaagatggctccttcatcaggactgagcctgcaggtcacatgaccatccaccatgtttccaggtctgatgaaggcctctacaagtgcaacatcagcagtgttggagagtctccacccagctgggtctctgtcacAGGTGAGGAGGTTAAAGGTCATCATTCACTTTCCCACCTGTAGTATGGTGGACTTGGTGCAATTAGGGCAATTAGAGTGAAGTTGCAaaatttttcatttggttcagTCTGCGTTCAGACCTTATTTGTCAAGCAGCACCAAACATTTTGTtcgtggtgagaacgtgatccgaccTGTAACAGAGCCAACCAGTCTCGGAGCTAAACAGCTCCTGTTGTCAGGTAGCTTTGCAGTGTGCGATGcggcagagcagcaaactgtagcagtttccatgtttctctcacagaaatagaTTGCGTTCAAAGCCGGCATCACTCACATCTCCGTCAGCGCCGGCCCGAGCCTTTTGGGGGCCCTTAGCAGAATTCGATTTGGGGGCCACCTCCCACCACGCGGATTCACCTGTGCTTGAcgattattgacacaaatgtcacactataatgttacattacaaatgaatacaatgaggttatgtattaatacagtgaTGGAACTACTGTACCCCTGGGCACAGATGCATAAGGACCCTCCCCCCCTATTCTATTTGTGCAAAAGTGGGTTCAAACCGTGAGGGATTATGGCCCCCAAGGAGCCGATTAGTTTGCTTATGCCTCGGGCCGGCTTCGATCTCCGTGGTTGAAGCGGCTGCTGCTGCcaagtctctgtctctctcagacGTAGAAACAATGTGTGAAGAATGAtagaaatgaaatgagctggttagACACAGGAGCTTCTTCCTgtttttactttcttgctcccacccctcagacacatctgaccaataa
This genomic window contains:
- the LOC114574089 gene encoding low affinity immunoglobulin gamma Fc region receptor II-like: MFQGQSVSLSCEEDDSSAGWTLRRNTSRKTRTQCGDGWGRSAGSSCNISLIIQEDSGVYWCESREGATSNSITITVTGGPVILQSPVLPVMEGEDLTLTCKTKMSSNLPAGFYKDGSFIRTEPAGHMTIHHVSRSDEGLYKCNISSVGESPPSWVSVTGKITTASPPTSPSSPDSSPRPSVLQSAVSVGVLIGIVLLVVLVLLVRRCIRRQRKAADAGDDDNTDDITYTDVRIAHNLQVPIYQERDPAAVSSAVRGTEDSYGQSVIKSNRTRESPAEPEVLYSSLRKT